A genomic stretch from Megachile rotundata isolate GNS110a chromosome 1, iyMegRotu1, whole genome shotgun sequence includes:
- the Ttc7 gene encoding tetratricopeptide repeat domain 7 isoform X1, giving the protein MTSKKGHTLRIESEIDKNREERNWKKVIELAEHLKVQYPSDECLANFLCGEGRLESFLEQTPPIDANIAKARNGLAETRRYLLLAANEKDKQALVVLDAHLLLGKLHYAMGMYEEALNHYQQAELHTLTEKPLPCRSLRIIAESYATKDTEKHLSSRRLRIIAESYVIKGLCLEKLPPNSKSKYKIAEWQEQIIKCYEIAGDLTLVYLQEQDKLAMQHQNGTSVVNSNNAGTNSSQSSFCSTKHIGPILETALQRAPILYIQTGNIQAAINRYREILSAVESTTTQSLRVTLTRQLAEVLVRGISGAEYKPPEPPSDTTDSPWKPKKYLGLNMFVPRNEYEETILLLLISEAMAVRDAVLSQSPEFKEARIHAFENATAVYDLLTVVVVRWSQVDLLYESFERAMKFSHEEAHVWTQCALCLISMGRYMHAYRVLKVVARLSPQKVMPCLLVARLCYEQLNMIREGIEWSQKALQRETKNSQGMQSRCHLYIGIGHSILSTNTIVKMDKTYHTKTALECFQKAQQCDPNDHLAEYYLAHEYAINRQINDAMIHVKIALNLRAEHIPSLHLLVLLLSAHKQYSEALHLVNSVLEEYPDNLNFLYVKAHLELRSIGGEQALFTIRHMLLLWKNLYEDQTNANCNEQHSEKRSETRSVFQLYASEMSDKDSSSVHAQSLAASRVEQALSEVASSLSSFTPKPGPQRAWLLQLQVWLLLTEVYLVLDQPNGAVLSLQEATNIFPLSHHIMYTRGLLHEHKLEYLEAKQCYQNAVSINPSHIKSLQHLGLIYHYLGSQRLAEKTLRDAAKIDPNSHQTWYNLGKVLESLGEVEAASDCMATALEVETTNPILPILSIPVTFE; this is encoded by the exons ATGACAAGTAAAAAAGGACACACCCTCCGAATTGAATCAGAAATCGATAAAAACCGTGAagaaagaaattggaaaaaggtTATAGAATTGGCGGAACATCTGAAAGTACAATACCCGAGCGATG aATGTTTAGCAAATTTTTTATGTGGAGAAGGCAGATTAGAAAGCTTTTTGGAACAAACTCCACCTATAGATGCTAATATTGCAAAAGCAAGAAATGGATTGGCAGAAACTAGAAGATATTTACTTTTGGCAGCGAATGAAAAGGACAAAcag GCTTTAGTTGTATTAGATGCACATCTATTACTTGGGAAATTGCATTACGCTATGGGGATGTACGAAGAAGCTCTCAATCATTATCAACAAGCTGAGTTGCACACACTTACGGAAAAACCATTACCTTGCAGAAGTCTACGCATTATCGCAGAATCATACGCAACTAAAG ACACAGAAAAACATTTATCCAGCCGAAGACTGCGCATTATAGCCGAGTCATACGTAATTAAAG GTCTTTGTCTGGAAAAGTTGCCACCAAATTCCAAGTCAAAATACAAGATAGCAGAATGGCAAGAACAAATCATCAAGTGCTATGAAATTGCTGGAGACTTAACATTAGTGTATTTACAGGAACAAGACAAACTTGCAATGCAACACCAAAATGGCACGTCTGTCGTGAATAGTAACAATGCAG GTACAAATTCTTCTCAGTCTTCATTTTGTTCTACAAAACATATTGGACCAATTTTGGAAACTGCACTTCAAAGGGCACCCATATTATATATTCAAACTGGTAATATTCAAGCTGCTATAAATCGTTATAG GGAAATTTTATCTGCCGTGGAGTCTACTACAACACAAAGTCTTCGAGTTACATTAACGAGACAATTGGCAGAAGTTTTAGTTCGGGGAATAAGTGGTGCTGAGTACAAACCTCCGGAACCACCGAGCGATACAACtg ATTCACCGTGGAAGCCAAAAAAATATTTAGGACTTAATATGTTTGTACCAAGAAATGAGTACgaagaaacaattttattattattaataagcgAAGCTATGGCAGTTAGAGACGCTGTACTTAGTCAATCGCCGGAATTCAAAGAAGCCAGAATACATGCTTTCGAAAATGCCACAGCGGTATACGATCTTCTTACTGTAGTTGTTGTGAGGTGGAGTCAAGTGGACTTATTATACGAG TCATTTGAAAGAGCAATGAAATTCTCTCATGAGGAAGCACATGTATGGACTCAGTGTGCACTATGTTTAATTAGTATGGGCAGATATATGCATGCATATAGGGTTTTAAAGGTGGTAGCGAGATTATCACCACAAAAAGTAATGCCTTGTCTTTTAGTTGCAAGACTGTGTTATGAACAATTAAATATG ATACGAGAAGGCATCGAATGGAGTCAAAAAGCACTTCAAAGAGAAACAAAAAATTCGCAAGGGATGCAGTCCAGATGTCATCTTTATATTGGTATTGGTCACAGTATTCTTTCTACAAATACTATAGTAAAAATGGATAAAACTTATCATACTAAAACAGCTTTAGAATGTTTTCAGAA GGCACAACAATGTGATCCAAACGATCATTTGGCTGAATATTATTTGGCTCATGAATATGCCATAAATAGACAAATTAATGATGCAATGATTCATGTAAAAATTGCATTGAACCTTCGAGCAGAACACATTCCATCATTGCATTTATTGGTATTATTACTGTCGGCTCATAAACAATATTCAGAAGCATTGCATTTAGTTAACAGTGTATTAGAAGAATACCCGGATAACTTGAATTTCCTTTATGTAAAAGCGCACCTTGAATTACGAAGCATCGGTGGTGAGCAAGCATTGTTTACCATAAGGCATATGCTTTTACTTTGGAAAAATCTCTATGAAGACCAAACGAATGCTAATTGTAACGAACAGCATAGTGAAAAACGCAGTGAAACTAGAAGTGTCTTTCAGTTATACGCTTCTGAAATGTCTGACAAAGATTCCA GTTCTGTACATGCACAGTCGTTAGCTGCTTCAAGAGTAGAACAAGCTCTCTCTGAAGTTGCGTCATCACTTAGTTCTTTCACACCAAAACCAGGACCACAAAGAGCATGGCTGCTACAATTACAAGTGTGGTTATTGCTCACCGAAGTGTATCTAGTTTTAGATCAACCAAATGGTGCAGTTCTTTCATTACAAGAAGctacaaatatttttccattGAGCCATCACATTATGTACACT CGGGGTCTTTTACATGAACATAAATTGGAATATCTGGAAGCAAAGCAATGTTATCAGAACGCAGTTTCGATTAATCCATCACATATAAAAAGTTTACAACATTTG GGTCTAATTTATCACTATTTGGGAAGTCAGAGGTTGGCCGAAAAAACATTGAGAGATGCTGCAAAAATTGATCCAAATTCTCATCAAACATG gTATAATTTAGGGAAGGTATTGGAATCATTAGGGGAAGTAGAAGCAGCAAGTGATTGTATGGCAACAGCATTGGAAGTAGAAACCACAAATCCGATATTACCAATTCTTTCAATACCAGTAACTTTTGAATGA
- the Ttc7 gene encoding tetratricopeptide repeat domain 7 isoform X2: MTSKKGHTLRIESEIDKNREERNWKKVIELAEHLKVQYPSDECLANFLCGEGRLESFLEQTPPIDANIAKARNGLAETRRYLLLAANEKDKQALVVLDAHLLLGKLHYAMGMYEEALNHYQQAELHTLTEKPLPCRSLRIIAESYATKGLCLEKLPPNSKSKYKIAEWQEQIIKCYEIAGDLTLVYLQEQDKLAMQHQNGTSVVNSNNAGTNSSQSSFCSTKHIGPILETALQRAPILYIQTGNIQAAINRYREILSAVESTTTQSLRVTLTRQLAEVLVRGISGAEYKPPEPPSDTTDSPWKPKKYLGLNMFVPRNEYEETILLLLISEAMAVRDAVLSQSPEFKEARIHAFENATAVYDLLTVVVVRWSQVDLLYESFERAMKFSHEEAHVWTQCALCLISMGRYMHAYRVLKVVARLSPQKVMPCLLVARLCYEQLNMIREGIEWSQKALQRETKNSQGMQSRCHLYIGIGHSILSTNTIVKMDKTYHTKTALECFQKAQQCDPNDHLAEYYLAHEYAINRQINDAMIHVKIALNLRAEHIPSLHLLVLLLSAHKQYSEALHLVNSVLEEYPDNLNFLYVKAHLELRSIGGEQALFTIRHMLLLWKNLYEDQTNANCNEQHSEKRSETRSVFQLYASEMSDKDSSSVHAQSLAASRVEQALSEVASSLSSFTPKPGPQRAWLLQLQVWLLLTEVYLVLDQPNGAVLSLQEATNIFPLSHHIMYTRGLLHEHKLEYLEAKQCYQNAVSINPSHIKSLQHLGLIYHYLGSQRLAEKTLRDAAKIDPNSHQTWYNLGKVLESLGEVEAASDCMATALEVETTNPILPILSIPVTFE; encoded by the exons ATGACAAGTAAAAAAGGACACACCCTCCGAATTGAATCAGAAATCGATAAAAACCGTGAagaaagaaattggaaaaaggtTATAGAATTGGCGGAACATCTGAAAGTACAATACCCGAGCGATG aATGTTTAGCAAATTTTTTATGTGGAGAAGGCAGATTAGAAAGCTTTTTGGAACAAACTCCACCTATAGATGCTAATATTGCAAAAGCAAGAAATGGATTGGCAGAAACTAGAAGATATTTACTTTTGGCAGCGAATGAAAAGGACAAAcag GCTTTAGTTGTATTAGATGCACATCTATTACTTGGGAAATTGCATTACGCTATGGGGATGTACGAAGAAGCTCTCAATCATTATCAACAAGCTGAGTTGCACACACTTACGGAAAAACCATTACCTTGCAGAAGTCTACGCATTATCGCAGAATCATACGCAACTAAAG GTCTTTGTCTGGAAAAGTTGCCACCAAATTCCAAGTCAAAATACAAGATAGCAGAATGGCAAGAACAAATCATCAAGTGCTATGAAATTGCTGGAGACTTAACATTAGTGTATTTACAGGAACAAGACAAACTTGCAATGCAACACCAAAATGGCACGTCTGTCGTGAATAGTAACAATGCAG GTACAAATTCTTCTCAGTCTTCATTTTGTTCTACAAAACATATTGGACCAATTTTGGAAACTGCACTTCAAAGGGCACCCATATTATATATTCAAACTGGTAATATTCAAGCTGCTATAAATCGTTATAG GGAAATTTTATCTGCCGTGGAGTCTACTACAACACAAAGTCTTCGAGTTACATTAACGAGACAATTGGCAGAAGTTTTAGTTCGGGGAATAAGTGGTGCTGAGTACAAACCTCCGGAACCACCGAGCGATACAACtg ATTCACCGTGGAAGCCAAAAAAATATTTAGGACTTAATATGTTTGTACCAAGAAATGAGTACgaagaaacaattttattattattaataagcgAAGCTATGGCAGTTAGAGACGCTGTACTTAGTCAATCGCCGGAATTCAAAGAAGCCAGAATACATGCTTTCGAAAATGCCACAGCGGTATACGATCTTCTTACTGTAGTTGTTGTGAGGTGGAGTCAAGTGGACTTATTATACGAG TCATTTGAAAGAGCAATGAAATTCTCTCATGAGGAAGCACATGTATGGACTCAGTGTGCACTATGTTTAATTAGTATGGGCAGATATATGCATGCATATAGGGTTTTAAAGGTGGTAGCGAGATTATCACCACAAAAAGTAATGCCTTGTCTTTTAGTTGCAAGACTGTGTTATGAACAATTAAATATG ATACGAGAAGGCATCGAATGGAGTCAAAAAGCACTTCAAAGAGAAACAAAAAATTCGCAAGGGATGCAGTCCAGATGTCATCTTTATATTGGTATTGGTCACAGTATTCTTTCTACAAATACTATAGTAAAAATGGATAAAACTTATCATACTAAAACAGCTTTAGAATGTTTTCAGAA GGCACAACAATGTGATCCAAACGATCATTTGGCTGAATATTATTTGGCTCATGAATATGCCATAAATAGACAAATTAATGATGCAATGATTCATGTAAAAATTGCATTGAACCTTCGAGCAGAACACATTCCATCATTGCATTTATTGGTATTATTACTGTCGGCTCATAAACAATATTCAGAAGCATTGCATTTAGTTAACAGTGTATTAGAAGAATACCCGGATAACTTGAATTTCCTTTATGTAAAAGCGCACCTTGAATTACGAAGCATCGGTGGTGAGCAAGCATTGTTTACCATAAGGCATATGCTTTTACTTTGGAAAAATCTCTATGAAGACCAAACGAATGCTAATTGTAACGAACAGCATAGTGAAAAACGCAGTGAAACTAGAAGTGTCTTTCAGTTATACGCTTCTGAAATGTCTGACAAAGATTCCA GTTCTGTACATGCACAGTCGTTAGCTGCTTCAAGAGTAGAACAAGCTCTCTCTGAAGTTGCGTCATCACTTAGTTCTTTCACACCAAAACCAGGACCACAAAGAGCATGGCTGCTACAATTACAAGTGTGGTTATTGCTCACCGAAGTGTATCTAGTTTTAGATCAACCAAATGGTGCAGTTCTTTCATTACAAGAAGctacaaatatttttccattGAGCCATCACATTATGTACACT CGGGGTCTTTTACATGAACATAAATTGGAATATCTGGAAGCAAAGCAATGTTATCAGAACGCAGTTTCGATTAATCCATCACATATAAAAAGTTTACAACATTTG GGTCTAATTTATCACTATTTGGGAAGTCAGAGGTTGGCCGAAAAAACATTGAGAGATGCTGCAAAAATTGATCCAAATTCTCATCAAACATG gTATAATTTAGGGAAGGTATTGGAATCATTAGGGGAAGTAGAAGCAGCAAGTGATTGTATGGCAACAGCATTGGAAGTAGAAACCACAAATCCGATATTACCAATTCTTTCAATACCAGTAACTTTTGAATGA
- the Ttc7 gene encoding tetratricopeptide repeat domain 7 isoform X3: MHIYYLGNCITLWGCTKKLSIIINKLSCTHLRKNHYLAEVYALSQNHTQLKSILSINLLIHQSEVAPNLQADTEKHLSSRRLRIIAESYVIKGLCLEKLPPNSKSKYKIAEWQEQIIKCYEIAGDLTLVYLQEQDKLAMQHQNGTSVVNSNNAGTNSSQSSFCSTKHIGPILETALQRAPILYIQTGNIQAAINRYREILSAVESTTTQSLRVTLTRQLAEVLVRGISGAEYKPPEPPSDTTDSPWKPKKYLGLNMFVPRNEYEETILLLLISEAMAVRDAVLSQSPEFKEARIHAFENATAVYDLLTVVVVRWSQVDLLYESFERAMKFSHEEAHVWTQCALCLISMGRYMHAYRVLKVVARLSPQKVMPCLLVARLCYEQLNMIREGIEWSQKALQRETKNSQGMQSRCHLYIGIGHSILSTNTIVKMDKTYHTKTALECFQKAQQCDPNDHLAEYYLAHEYAINRQINDAMIHVKIALNLRAEHIPSLHLLVLLLSAHKQYSEALHLVNSVLEEYPDNLNFLYVKAHLELRSIGGEQALFTIRHMLLLWKNLYEDQTNANCNEQHSEKRSETRSVFQLYASEMSDKDSSSVHAQSLAASRVEQALSEVASSLSSFTPKPGPQRAWLLQLQVWLLLTEVYLVLDQPNGAVLSLQEATNIFPLSHHIMYTRGLLHEHKLEYLEAKQCYQNAVSINPSHIKSLQHLGLIYHYLGSQRLAEKTLRDAAKIDPNSHQTWYNLGKVLESLGEVEAASDCMATALEVETTNPILPILSIPVTFE, translated from the exons ATGCACATCTATTACTTGGGAAATTGCATTACGCTATGGGGATGTACGAAGAAGCTCTCAATCATTATCAACAAGCTGAGTTGCACACACTTACGGAAAAACCATTACCTTGCAGAAGTCTACGCATTATCGCAGAATCATACGCAACTAAAG TCCATACTAAGTATAAATCTTCTCATACACCAGTCTGAGGTAGCACCAAATCTACAAGCTG ACACAGAAAAACATTTATCCAGCCGAAGACTGCGCATTATAGCCGAGTCATACGTAATTAAAG GTCTTTGTCTGGAAAAGTTGCCACCAAATTCCAAGTCAAAATACAAGATAGCAGAATGGCAAGAACAAATCATCAAGTGCTATGAAATTGCTGGAGACTTAACATTAGTGTATTTACAGGAACAAGACAAACTTGCAATGCAACACCAAAATGGCACGTCTGTCGTGAATAGTAACAATGCAG GTACAAATTCTTCTCAGTCTTCATTTTGTTCTACAAAACATATTGGACCAATTTTGGAAACTGCACTTCAAAGGGCACCCATATTATATATTCAAACTGGTAATATTCAAGCTGCTATAAATCGTTATAG GGAAATTTTATCTGCCGTGGAGTCTACTACAACACAAAGTCTTCGAGTTACATTAACGAGACAATTGGCAGAAGTTTTAGTTCGGGGAATAAGTGGTGCTGAGTACAAACCTCCGGAACCACCGAGCGATACAACtg ATTCACCGTGGAAGCCAAAAAAATATTTAGGACTTAATATGTTTGTACCAAGAAATGAGTACgaagaaacaattttattattattaataagcgAAGCTATGGCAGTTAGAGACGCTGTACTTAGTCAATCGCCGGAATTCAAAGAAGCCAGAATACATGCTTTCGAAAATGCCACAGCGGTATACGATCTTCTTACTGTAGTTGTTGTGAGGTGGAGTCAAGTGGACTTATTATACGAG TCATTTGAAAGAGCAATGAAATTCTCTCATGAGGAAGCACATGTATGGACTCAGTGTGCACTATGTTTAATTAGTATGGGCAGATATATGCATGCATATAGGGTTTTAAAGGTGGTAGCGAGATTATCACCACAAAAAGTAATGCCTTGTCTTTTAGTTGCAAGACTGTGTTATGAACAATTAAATATG ATACGAGAAGGCATCGAATGGAGTCAAAAAGCACTTCAAAGAGAAACAAAAAATTCGCAAGGGATGCAGTCCAGATGTCATCTTTATATTGGTATTGGTCACAGTATTCTTTCTACAAATACTATAGTAAAAATGGATAAAACTTATCATACTAAAACAGCTTTAGAATGTTTTCAGAA GGCACAACAATGTGATCCAAACGATCATTTGGCTGAATATTATTTGGCTCATGAATATGCCATAAATAGACAAATTAATGATGCAATGATTCATGTAAAAATTGCATTGAACCTTCGAGCAGAACACATTCCATCATTGCATTTATTGGTATTATTACTGTCGGCTCATAAACAATATTCAGAAGCATTGCATTTAGTTAACAGTGTATTAGAAGAATACCCGGATAACTTGAATTTCCTTTATGTAAAAGCGCACCTTGAATTACGAAGCATCGGTGGTGAGCAAGCATTGTTTACCATAAGGCATATGCTTTTACTTTGGAAAAATCTCTATGAAGACCAAACGAATGCTAATTGTAACGAACAGCATAGTGAAAAACGCAGTGAAACTAGAAGTGTCTTTCAGTTATACGCTTCTGAAATGTCTGACAAAGATTCCA GTTCTGTACATGCACAGTCGTTAGCTGCTTCAAGAGTAGAACAAGCTCTCTCTGAAGTTGCGTCATCACTTAGTTCTTTCACACCAAAACCAGGACCACAAAGAGCATGGCTGCTACAATTACAAGTGTGGTTATTGCTCACCGAAGTGTATCTAGTTTTAGATCAACCAAATGGTGCAGTTCTTTCATTACAAGAAGctacaaatatttttccattGAGCCATCACATTATGTACACT CGGGGTCTTTTACATGAACATAAATTGGAATATCTGGAAGCAAAGCAATGTTATCAGAACGCAGTTTCGATTAATCCATCACATATAAAAAGTTTACAACATTTG GGTCTAATTTATCACTATTTGGGAAGTCAGAGGTTGGCCGAAAAAACATTGAGAGATGCTGCAAAAATTGATCCAAATTCTCATCAAACATG gTATAATTTAGGGAAGGTATTGGAATCATTAGGGGAAGTAGAAGCAGCAAGTGATTGTATGGCAACAGCATTGGAAGTAGAAACCACAAATCCGATATTACCAATTCTTTCAATACCAGTAACTTTTGAATGA